In Triticum aestivum cultivar Chinese Spring chromosome 5B, IWGSC CS RefSeq v2.1, whole genome shotgun sequence, the following proteins share a genomic window:
- the LOC123112199 gene encoding abscisic acid 8'-hydroxylase 3: protein MAFFLLLLCILISAAIVSYAHHVIRRQRQGCAHGRHEQAALKLPLGSMGLPYIGETLQLYSQDPSVFLSSKQKRYGEIFKTHLLGCPCVMLASPEAARFVLVSRANLFKPTYPRSKERLIGPSALFFHQGDYHLRLRRLVQGPLGPEALRKLVPDIEAAVRATLAAWADGDVASTFHAMKRLSFDVGIVTIFGGRLDERRKEELRRNYAVVEKGYNSFPNSFPGTLYYKAIQARRRLNGVLSDILHERRERGEPGDDLLGCLMRSRAGGDDGDEGALLTDEQVADNVIGVLFAAQDTTASVLTWIVKYLHDRPKLLEAVRAEHAAIHEANDGGRRPLTWAQTRSMTLTHRVILESLRMASIISFTFREAVADVEYKGFLIPKGWKVMPLFRNIHHSPDYFQDPQKFDPSRFKVAPRPSTFTPFGSGVHACPGNELAKLEMLVLIHHLVTGYRWEVVGSSDDVEYSPFPVPQNGLLARLRRDDSVCVGRKGCATDDNYDDEDEVIV from the exons atggccttcttcctcctcctcctgtgcatCCTCATTTCTGCGGCCATCGTGTCCTACGCCCACCACGTAATCCGGCGGCAACGCCAGGGCTGCGCTCATGGCCGCCATGAGCAAGCCGCCCTCAAGCTGCCCCTTGGCTCCATGGGCCTGCCTTACATCGGCGAGACCCTCCAGCTCTACTCCCAGGACCCCAGCGTCTTCCTCTCCTCCAAGCAGAAGCGGTACGGCGAGATCTTCAAGACGCACCTCCTCGGCTGCCCGTGCGTGATGCTGGCGAGCCCGGAGGCGGCGCGGTTCGTGCTGGTGTCGCGGGCAAACCTGTTCAAGCCGACGTACCCGCGGAGCAAGGAGCGCCTCATCGGCCCGTCGGCGCTCTTCTTCCACCAGGGCGACTACCACCTCCGTCTCCGCAGGCTCGTCCAGGGCCCGCTCGGCCCCGAGGCCCTGCGCAAGCTCGTGCCGGACATCGAGGCCGCCGTGCGGGCAACCCTCGCGGCCTGGGCGGACGGCGACGTCGCCAGCACCTTCCACGCCATGAAGAGG CTCTCGTTCGACGTCGGCATCGTGACGATCTTCGGCGGGCGGCTGGACGAGCGGCGgaaggaggagctccggcggaACTACGCCGTCGTGGAGAAAGGCTACAACTCCTTCCCCAACAGCTTCCCCGGGACGCTATACTACAAGGCGATCCAG GCGAGGCGGCGGCTGAACGGCGTGCTGAGCGACATCCTGCACGAGAGGAGGGAGCGGGGCGAGCCCGGCGACGACCTGCTCGGCTGCCTCATGCGGTCGCGGGCCGGCGGTGACGACGGCGACGAGGGCGCGCTGTTGACGGACGAGCAGGTCGCCGACAACGTCATCGGCGTGCTGTTCGCGGCGCAGGACACGACGGCCAGCGTGCTCACCTGGATCGTCAAGTACCTCCACGACCGGCCGAAGCTGCTGGAGGCCGTGAGGGCGGAGCACGCCGCGATCCACGAGGCCAACGACGGCGGGAGGCGGCCGCTGACATGGGCGCAGACGAGGAGCATGACGCTGACGCACAGG GTGATTTTGGAGAGCCTGAGGATGGCGAGCATCATCTCCTTCACGTTCAGGGAGGCCGTGGCCGACGTGGAGTACAAAG GGTTTCTTATCCCCAAGGGGTGGAAGGTGATGCCGCTCTTCAGGAACATCCATCACAGCCCGGACTACTTCCAGGATCCACAGAAGTTCGACCCTTCGAGATTCAAG GTGGCGCCGCGGCCGAGCACCTTCACGCCGTTCGGGAGCGGGGTGCACGCGTGCCCCGGGAACGAGCTGGCCAAGCTCGAGATGCTGGTGCTCATCCACCACCTGGTCACCGGCTACAG GTGGGAGGTTGTTGGATCGAGCGACGACGTCGAGTACAGCCCATTCCCTGTTCCCCAGAACGGCCTGCTCGCCAGGTTACGGCGGGATGACAGCGTCTGCGTGGGTAGGAAGGGGTGCGCGACTGATGACAACTACGACGACGAAGACGAAGTGATAGTGTGA